Proteins encoded by one window of Bacteroidia bacterium:
- a CDS encoding MlaD family protein, with protein sequence MKISNEVKVGIAFTLTIAGFFWGMNFLKGTDLFSTSNKYYVVYDDVNGIVKSNPVIMNGFKIGQVDKIIYAEDKSGRLIVTLRVDDNVFIPKSSNAVIVSSDLLGSKAIELEMSEDKTPAKNGDTLVGNVQSGLTDQIKPLKSKAEGLVTSLDSLSFALTQLINERSRSSLNNIFANLEHTTEGLDKMVNNSNSKLNSMLANIDGVAGNLNNKQSDINGILKNVNSLSDSLSRLQLNLTIEKLNKTIAELNSVLGKIDNSQGSLGKLVNDDSLYNNLNSASANLDKLLIDLKANPGRYVNISVFGKKNK encoded by the coding sequence GTGAAAATATCAAACGAAGTAAAAGTAGGCATAGCATTTACACTTACCATAGCCGGTTTTTTCTGGGGTATGAACTTTTTAAAAGGGACAGATTTATTCTCTACATCAAACAAATATTATGTTGTTTATGACGATGTGAATGGTATCGTAAAATCGAACCCTGTAATTATGAATGGGTTTAAAATTGGGCAGGTAGATAAAATTATTTATGCCGAAGACAAAAGCGGACGGCTTATTGTTACTCTAAGAGTAGATGATAATGTTTTTATTCCCAAATCGTCAAATGCAGTTATTGTTTCAAGTGATTTGTTAGGCTCAAAGGCCATAGAACTTGAAATGAGTGAGGACAAAACACCTGCAAAAAATGGCGATACCCTTGTAGGTAATGTGCAGTCAGGGTTAACAGATCAGATTAAACCATTAAAGAGTAAGGCAGAAGGATTGGTTACCTCACTCGATTCATTATCGTTTGCATTAACACAACTCATCAATGAGCGTTCACGCAGCAGCCTGAATAATATTTTTGCTAATCTGGAGCACACTACTGAAGGTCTGGATAAAATGGTGAATAATTCAAATAGTAAGCTCAACAGTATGCTTGCAAATATTGATGGTGTAGCCGGAAACCTCAACAATAAACAGTCTGACATCAATGGTATTTTAAAAAATGTTAACTCACTAAGCGATTCGCTTAGCCGATTGCAACTTAACCTCACCATTGAAAAACTCAATAAAACTATTGCCGAACTAAACAGTGTGTTAGGCAAAATTGATAACTCGCAAGGCAGTTTGGGTAAGTTGGTTAATGACGACAGTCTTTACAATAACCTCAATAGTGCATCTGCTAATCTTGATAAACTTCTCATTGACTTAAAGGCAAACCCCGGAAGGTATGTTAACATTTCTGTGTTTGGTAAGAAAAATAAATAA
- a CDS encoding GMP synthase — MTNFIPVRVAVLDLYNGEPNEGMRSIGTILDRFSKFIECSFFDVRQKNEVPDLSYDIYISSGGPGCPLPAGDEWEEPFYALWDKLLAHNADADNKKKYAFLICHSFQMMAHHLGFGVVSERHSPSFGIFPIHKTEDGNNDRIIGRLPEPFFAVDSREWQVTTPDIDKIVRSGGKLLCLEKIRPHVPFERAIMGLRFSDEILGVQFHPEADAEGMYRYFNRPDKKEKIIEHYSSEKYYDMIESLSDPNKIELTHHAIIPCFLADAIEHLNPQLKKQKATV; from the coding sequence ATGACAAATTTTATTCCTGTGCGCGTTGCAGTGCTCGATTTGTATAATGGTGAACCCAACGAAGGCATGCGCAGCATCGGCACCATTCTTGACCGATTCAGTAAGTTTATTGAATGTAGTTTTTTTGATGTCAGACAAAAGAATGAAGTGCCTGATTTAAGCTACGATATCTATATATCATCAGGAGGTCCTGGTTGTCCTTTGCCGGCAGGTGATGAGTGGGAAGAACCATTTTATGCTCTTTGGGATAAACTCTTAGCGCACAATGCTGACGCTGACAATAAAAAGAAATATGCCTTTCTGATATGTCATTCCTTTCAGATGATGGCACATCATTTAGGCTTTGGAGTAGTGAGTGAAAGACATTCTCCCTCGTTCGGAATTTTTCCCATTCACAAAACTGAAGATGGGAATAATGACAGAATTATTGGCCGTCTTCCTGAACCGTTTTTTGCAGTTGACTCCAGAGAATGGCAGGTGACCACACCTGACATAGATAAAATAGTACGTAGTGGTGGCAAATTACTTTGCCTTGAAAAAATCAGACCCCATGTTCCCTTTGAGCGTGCAATTATGGGACTTCGGTTCAGTGATGAAATATTGGGAGTGCAATTTCATCCGGAAGCAGATGCAGAGGGAATGTACCGCTATTTTAATCGCCCTGATAAAAAGGAAAAAATTATTGAGCACTACAGCAGCGAAAAATATTATGACATGATTGAGTCGCTTAGTGATCCAAATAAAATTGAGCTGACGCACCATGCCATTATTCCTTGCTTTTTGGCCGATGCCATAGAGCATTTAAATCCACAATTAAAGAAGCAAAAGGCAACCGTTTAA
- the pyrR gene encoding bifunctional pyr operon transcriptional regulator/uracil phosphoribosyltransferase PyrR — MTHLILAGKQLDITIERLCHQLIENHGNFKDTCIIGLQSKGVPLSKRICKRLSEFLPESTIQHGALDITFFRDDYRRSEKLLMPSRTEIDFIVEGKNVVLVDDVLFTGRTIRAAMDALMAFGRPAKVELLVLIDRKFSRQFPIEPDYTGQAIDTAINDKVQVEWKESGSKDGVWLVSEIKSKTNGKVKR, encoded by the coding sequence ATGACACATTTAATTCTTGCGGGCAAACAATTGGATATTACCATAGAGCGCCTTTGTCATCAGCTAATTGAAAACCACGGCAACTTTAAAGATACCTGTATCATTGGGTTACAGTCAAAGGGTGTACCCTTGTCTAAACGCATTTGTAAAAGGCTTTCAGAATTTTTACCGGAGAGTACTATTCAGCATGGCGCATTGGATATTACATTTTTCAGAGACGATTACCGCAGAAGTGAAAAGTTGCTGATGCCCTCACGAACAGAGATAGATTTTATTGTTGAAGGCAAGAATGTGGTTTTGGTTGACGATGTGTTGTTTACCGGACGTACCATTAGAGCAGCAATGGATGCACTGATGGCTTTTGGACGTCCTGCCAAGGTTGAGTTATTAGTTTTAATTGACAGAAAATTCAGCAGACAGTTTCCAATTGAGCCAGATTATACAGGTCAGGCAATTGATACAGCCATTAATGATAAAGTGCAGGTAGAGTGGAAGGAGAGCGGCAGCAAAGACGGTGTGTGGTTGGTTTCTGAAATCAAATCAAAAACGAATGGGAAAGTTAAGCGTTAA
- a CDS encoding ribonuclease Z — translation MYFEVTILGSSSATPIFQGHPTAQVLNIRERFFLIDCGEGTQGQFLKYKFKLNKLSHIFISHLHGDHYLGLVGLLSTMHLQGRTSEIHIYGQPELMDVIELQLRLSQTRLRYQLIFHPVQHYAPAIIYEDDDMLIKSIILNHRIPCTGYLFSEKPKPRKLIIAKLQQHNIPFSFYGRLKDGFDYEDDEGKIIPNAELTISSTAPRSYAFCSDTCYDESIIDEIKGVNLLYHEATFMNDLAERAKTTFHSTSLQAATIAKKAGVDKLIVGHFSARYRDLKPLLDEARTVFKNTELAIEGQKFSVE, via the coding sequence ATGTATTTTGAAGTAACGATCTTAGGTAGTAGTTCGGCAACGCCCATCTTTCAAGGTCATCCTACCGCTCAGGTTTTAAATATCCGGGAGCGGTTTTTTTTGATTGATTGTGGTGAAGGCACACAAGGGCAGTTTCTGAAATATAAATTTAAGCTCAATAAACTTTCGCATATTTTCATTTCACACCTGCATGGCGACCATTATTTGGGCCTTGTAGGTTTGCTTTCAACAATGCACCTGCAAGGGCGCACCAGCGAAATACACATCTATGGCCAGCCGGAGTTAATGGACGTTATAGAACTTCAATTACGATTGTCGCAAACACGATTGCGATATCAGTTGATTTTTCATCCTGTTCAGCATTATGCACCTGCCATAATTTATGAAGATGATGATATGCTCATTAAATCAATTATTCTTAACCACCGCATCCCTTGCACGGGATATCTTTTTTCTGAAAAGCCTAAGCCCAGAAAGTTAATTATTGCCAAGCTGCAACAACATAATATTCCTTTTTCTTTCTATGGAAGACTTAAAGACGGGTTTGATTACGAAGATGACGAAGGAAAAATTATTCCTAATGCAGAGCTGACTATTTCCTCTACAGCACCACGTTCTTACGCTTTCTGCAGCGATACATGTTATGATGAATCAATTATTGATGAAATAAAAGGCGTAAACCTGCTCTATCATGAAGCAACATTTATGAATGATTTGGCAGAGCGGGCTAAAACAACTTTTCATTCAACAAGCCTGCAGGCTGCAACTATTGCAAAAAAAGCAGGGGTTGATAAACTAATAGTGGGTCATTTTTCTGCACGCTATCGCGATTTAAAACCTTTGCTCGATGAAGCACGGACAGTATTTAAAAATACAGAACTTGCCATTGAAGGTCAGAAATTTAGTGTTGAATAA
- a CDS encoding T9SS type A sorting domain-containing protein, which yields MIKKLLFSLMFISMSGIAMSQCTPDPTIIDPGVYPDSATGLSNGTVGVAYNQVIQVRTFFDTTATINFNGVPFNANFELDSITILGVSGLPPGLTYACNPGTCQFLASSNGCLLLSGTPVTAGVYPITVDIIARGKITNLGISYGQPMSVTYYTITIDTNSGVIELLPKDKLSMSQNLPNPFKQKSVVYFNSPVNTKLEFKIYNILGKNIFSETISAKRGVNTYTINAENLSAGIYMYSINSGTANITRRMIISK from the coding sequence ATGATAAAAAAGTTACTCTTCTCGTTGATGTTCATCTCCATGTCAGGCATTGCAATGTCGCAGTGTACTCCTGACCCAACAATAATTGATCCCGGTGTTTATCCCGACAGTGCTACCGGCTTGAGCAATGGCACAGTGGGTGTAGCCTACAATCAGGTTATTCAGGTAAGAACATTTTTTGATACTACTGCCACAATCAATTTTAATGGTGTGCCATTTAATGCAAATTTTGAATTGGACTCAATTACCATTCTGGGTGTTTCAGGATTACCTCCCGGACTGACCTATGCATGCAATCCCGGAACTTGTCAGTTTTTGGCAAGCAGCAATGGTTGTCTTCTGCTTTCTGGTACACCTGTAACAGCTGGTGTATATCCTATTACTGTAGATATCATTGCCAGAGGCAAAATAACCAACCTTGGTATATCTTATGGCCAGCCTATGTCAGTGACATATTATACCATTACCATTGACACCAATTCAGGAGTGATAGAGCTTTTGCCAAAAGACAAATTAAGTATGTCGCAAAACCTACCGAATCCTTTTAAACAAAAGTCTGTTGTGTATTTTAATTCACCGGTAAACACCAAGCTCGAATTTAAAATCTATAACATTCTTGGTAAAAATATTTTCAGTGAAACAATTTCTGCAAAAAGAGGCGTGAATACTTATACTATAAATGCCGAAAATCTTTCAGCAGGAATTTACATGTATTCTATCAATTCGGGCACAGCCAACATCACCAGAAGGATGATTATTTCAAAGTAA
- a CDS encoding STAS domain-containing protein, with product MHYTLDKKEKYAVLKLHEQKLNTLISAELKSELLILNSQGFIHIVLDLSDTQYCDSSGLSAILVGNRICRNANGNFIVTEISEPVKKLINISQLDSVLTIVPKIDEALAQINKAASVN from the coding sequence ATGCATTATACCTTAGACAAAAAAGAAAAATACGCAGTGCTGAAGCTTCACGAACAAAAGCTTAATACACTTATTTCCGCTGAACTTAAATCGGAGTTGTTGATACTCAACAGCCAGGGCTTCATTCATATTGTCCTCGATCTTTCCGATACACAATATTGTGATTCATCAGGACTGAGTGCTATTTTAGTAGGCAATAGAATTTGCCGCAATGCCAATGGTAATTTCATTGTAACAGAAATCAGCGAACCGGTAAAGAAACTAATCAACATATCACAACTTGATTCAGTATTAACCATTGTGCCAAAAATTGATGAAGCATTGGCTCAAATCAACAAAGCCGCTTCTGTAAACTGA
- a CDS encoding carboxylate-amine ligase, whose translation MAYINKKFRLPQFTLGVEEEFQVIDPKTRELRSHMHQIVEGGKVILKEQVKAEMHQSVVEVGTNICKDVSEARKEVTYLRQMVAKLAHKQGLVIAAAGTHPFSRWQDQLITDHPRYEEIIREMQDAARSNLIFGLHVHIGIDDREIGIRLMNQARYFLPHIFALSTNSPFWEGRNTGFKSFRTKVFDKFPRTGIPDEFSSAAEYDAYIQLLVKTNCMDNAKKVWWDIRLHPFFNTIEFRICDIPMRIEETITLAAIMQGIIAKLYLLMQFNLSFRTYSRALINENKWRAARYGIDDKLIDFGKEKEVETQLLIEEITEFIDDVVGDLGSRKEVNHVFNMMKNGTGADRQLAVFEKTGDLKKVVDYIISETNIDIPVKKGKK comes from the coding sequence ATGGCATACATCAATAAAAAATTCAGACTACCTCAGTTTACACTCGGTGTAGAAGAAGAGTTTCAGGTGATTGATCCGAAAACAAGAGAGTTGCGATCGCACATGCATCAGATTGTTGAAGGTGGCAAAGTAATTTTAAAAGAGCAGGTAAAGGCCGAAATGCATCAGAGTGTTGTGGAGGTGGGAACAAACATCTGCAAAGATGTTTCTGAAGCAAGAAAGGAAGTTACCTATCTGCGTCAGATGGTGGCTAAGTTGGCGCATAAACAAGGACTGGTGATTGCAGCTGCCGGCACACACCCATTTTCGCGCTGGCAGGATCAGCTCATTACCGACCATCCACGTTATGAAGAAATTATTCGCGAGATGCAGGACGCTGCAAGAAGCAATCTCATTTTTGGATTGCACGTGCACATTGGAATTGACGATAGAGAAATTGGTATCAGACTGATGAATCAGGCACGATATTTCTTACCACACATTTTTGCACTCTCTACCAACTCACCGTTTTGGGAAGGAAGAAATACAGGTTTTAAGTCTTTTAGAACCAAGGTTTTTGATAAATTTCCGAGGACAGGTATTCCGGACGAGTTTTCGAGTGCTGCTGAATATGATGCTTATATTCAGTTGCTGGTAAAGACAAATTGTATGGATAATGCCAAGAAAGTGTGGTGGGATATTCGATTGCATCCGTTCTTCAATACCATAGAATTCAGAATTTGCGATATTCCGATGCGTATTGAAGAAACTATTACACTGGCAGCTATCATGCAGGGCATCATCGCCAAGTTGTATTTGTTGATGCAGTTTAATCTGAGTTTCAGAACCTATTCCAGAGCATTAATCAATGAAAATAAATGGCGTGCCGCACGTTATGGTATTGATGACAAATTGATTGATTTCGGTAAAGAAAAAGAGGTAGAAACGCAATTGCTGATTGAAGAAATTACAGAGTTTATTGATGATGTTGTGGGCGATTTAGGTTCACGCAAGGAGGTAAATCATGTTTTTAATATGATGAAGAATGGTACCGGTGCCGACAGGCAATTGGCAGTTTTTGAGAAAACCGGAGACCTGAAAAAGGTGGTAGATTACATAATAAGTGAAACAAATATTGATATTCCCGTAAAAAAGGGAAAAAAGTAA
- a CDS encoding putative LPS assembly protein LptD, with protein MTVFKNLLTITILWCLTVIIFSTENILAQTPLKDSLSIDTVSKDTIKTGVNNDIKSKVHYVADDTIEFDIEHEKVFMYEKAQVNYENIELKAAYIEVDWNTKNVFSAGLRDSSGKLYGMPVFKEGDDEFKADTMRYNFDTKKGKVYHVITQQGDGFIHGAIVKKVDESSYIRYGKYTTCSLDTPHYYIAANKLKVIPNNKIITGPAYLIIGDVPAPAAIPFGLFPNTKGRSSGILFPAYGESNALGFFFKNGGYYFGISDHVDLQLTADIYTLGSWAVKASSRYNNRYHYNGNLSFLYSIIKVSEKDLPDYSRSKEFFINWSHLQDPKARPNGIFSASVRAGSNDYYTRNISSASNYLTNTFNSSISYSRSFFNKQLNFSSAITHSQNTQTKIIYLTAPSINLSMNTIYPFRKKEQEGTLAWYEKISVGYSSTLQNQLQNPDSLFFKNTTLQKMKNGMQHNIPVSASFKVMKYFNLTPVINFNERWYIETYKQRFDAENNSIMTDTVKGFNAAHEYNGSLSLNTRIYGMKQFKKGKIAAIRHVLSPTLSYMYRPDFGENKYGYYKTVQTDSIGNSRRYSIYENTLYGGPSQGKSNLLSFSLDNNLEMKTRQYTDTAVNIKKIKILESFGLSASYNLSADSFNLSPIGMNARTTLFDMVSLTASGTFDPYLMNDQGIRIAKYSLTENGKIARLTSAGGSVGFNLNRQKGNKKSLKGTMEQVKEINDHPDDYVDFSVPYNLSVNYSITYSRPTNEKGNLSQIVGFNGDISLTEHWKITFNSGYDFQTKKQSYTSLGFYRDLHCWEMRLNWVPFGYQANYYFQINVKSSVLQDLKLTKKNDRYDNF; from the coding sequence ATGACCGTTTTTAAAAACTTATTAACGATTACAATATTGTGGTGCCTGACGGTCATTATATTTTCAACTGAAAATATACTTGCACAAACGCCTCTAAAAGATTCATTATCCATTGATACAGTGTCTAAAGACACCATTAAAACAGGGGTCAACAATGACATAAAATCAAAAGTTCATTATGTTGCTGATGACACCATTGAATTTGACATTGAGCATGAAAAGGTTTTTATGTATGAAAAAGCTCAGGTTAATTATGAAAATATTGAACTTAAGGCTGCCTATATTGAAGTTGACTGGAATACAAAGAATGTTTTTTCGGCAGGTCTCCGCGATTCATCAGGAAAACTTTATGGAATGCCCGTTTTTAAGGAAGGCGATGATGAATTTAAAGCAGATACCATGCGTTATAACTTCGACACGAAGAAAGGTAAGGTTTATCATGTCATAACACAGCAAGGCGATGGCTTTATACATGGTGCCATAGTTAAAAAAGTTGATGAAAGCAGTTATATACGCTATGGCAAATACACTACCTGTAGTTTAGATACCCCACACTACTATATTGCAGCAAATAAACTCAAAGTAATTCCCAACAATAAAATAATTACAGGGCCGGCTTATCTGATTATTGGCGATGTTCCAGCACCTGCAGCCATTCCTTTTGGGTTATTTCCTAACACTAAAGGTCGAAGCTCAGGAATATTATTTCCTGCATACGGTGAAAGCAATGCACTTGGATTTTTCTTTAAAAATGGTGGATATTATTTTGGAATTAGCGATCATGTTGACCTTCAACTTACAGCAGATATTTATACACTTGGCAGCTGGGCTGTAAAAGCATCTTCACGATATAATAACCGTTATCATTATAATGGAAATTTATCCTTCCTCTACTCTATTATTAAAGTGAGCGAAAAAGATTTACCTGACTATAGCCGAAGTAAAGAGTTTTTCATAAACTGGAGTCACTTACAAGATCCAAAAGCCAGACCCAACGGAATTTTCTCCGCTTCTGTTCGTGCAGGCTCAAACGACTATTATACCAGAAATATTTCAAGTGCATCAAACTACCTGACCAACACGTTCAATTCATCAATTTCTTATTCACGCTCATTTTTCAATAAACAACTCAACTTCTCATCTGCCATCACCCATTCGCAAAACACGCAAACCAAAATAATTTATTTAACTGCACCAAGCATTAATCTGAGCATGAATACCATCTATCCATTCCGTAAAAAAGAACAGGAAGGCACACTTGCATGGTATGAAAAAATAAGTGTTGGTTATAGCAGCACATTACAAAATCAATTACAGAATCCCGATAGTTTATTTTTCAAAAACACGACACTGCAAAAGATGAAAAACGGGATGCAACATAACATTCCGGTCAGTGCATCATTTAAAGTGATGAAATATTTTAATCTTACACCGGTAATCAATTTTAACGAACGCTGGTATATAGAAACCTACAAGCAACGATTTGATGCCGAAAATAACAGCATTATGACCGACACTGTTAAAGGATTCAACGCTGCACATGAATACAACGGCTCGTTAAGTCTGAACACAAGAATTTATGGTATGAAGCAATTCAAGAAAGGGAAAATAGCTGCAATAAGACATGTGCTTTCACCAACATTAAGCTATATGTACAGACCGGATTTTGGTGAGAATAAATATGGTTATTATAAAACTGTGCAAACAGATAGCATTGGCAACAGCAGACGTTATTCCATCTACGAAAACACACTTTATGGCGGACCTTCACAAGGGAAATCAAATTTGCTTAGTTTTAGTTTAGACAATAATCTGGAGATGAAAACCAGACAATATACTGATACAGCTGTCAACATTAAAAAGATTAAAATTCTGGAAAGTTTTGGTTTATCTGCATCATACAACTTATCAGCAGATTCATTTAATCTCTCGCCCATCGGTATGAATGCCCGAACTACGCTTTTTGATATGGTTAGCTTAACAGCATCAGGAACTTTTGATCCATATCTGATGAACGATCAAGGAATACGAATTGCAAAATATTCTCTTACAGAGAATGGAAAAATTGCACGACTCACCTCAGCCGGTGGTAGTGTTGGTTTTAATCTGAATCGTCAGAAAGGAAATAAAAAAAGTTTAAAAGGAACCATGGAGCAGGTAAAAGAAATCAATGATCATCCTGATGATTATGTTGACTTTTCTGTACCCTATAATTTGTCTGTCAATTACAGCATTACCTATTCACGACCGACAAATGAGAAAGGAAATTTATCGCAAATCGTTGGTTTCAATGGAGATATTTCATTGACAGAACATTGGAAGATAACATTCAATTCAGGTTATGATTTTCAAACCAAAAAGCAGTCTTATACCTCACTAGGATTTTATCGTGATTTACATTGCTGGGAAATGCGTCTTAACTGGGTGCCTTTCGGCTATCAGGCCAACTATTATTTTCAAATTAACGTAAAGTCTAGTGTACTTCAGGATTTAAAGTTGACCAAGAAAAACGACCGCTACGATAATTTCTAA
- a CDS encoding N-acetylmuramoyl-L-alanine amidase, whose product MIKIRVIFTISLLFFICISASNGTYKEPYRIKTIVIDPGHGGHDSGCLGASSKEKQIALEVALKLGEMITQKYPDVKVIYTRKTDEFVELHERAAIANRNHAELFICIHCNSGSPAAFGAETYVMGLHKTEDNLNVAKRENAAVLLEKDYKQKYDGFDPNSPEANIVFTLYQNAYLTQSLKFASAVQQQFEVYAGRYNRGVKQAGFLVLYKTAMPSVLIETGFLTNRTEEKYLLTEKGQNAIASSIFRAFMEYKLDMETPGAKIPQGSAENDLNKNILEVKNNDNQSDKETTQPPQKATDSEKNTATPNNTKENQEVKKETVKKNTDTPVTQKETHPAENNKTETTVKPIASKEKVIPSEVKKENANSDKLPDFFYTVQLAAMPEASKEELKRFENLPDINTFKAENGMIRVCQGVFTTHAKALSAQSQLRAKGYKDAFVTPYYKGKRISNKEAEAIKK is encoded by the coding sequence ATGATAAAAATAAGGGTCATTTTTACAATATCATTGTTGTTTTTTATTTGTATTTCAGCGTCTAATGGAACCTATAAGGAGCCGTATCGAATCAAGACCATCGTAATAGACCCCGGTCATGGCGGACATGACTCAGGTTGCTTAGGTGCCTCTTCCAAAGAAAAACAAATTGCACTTGAAGTAGCACTGAAATTGGGAGAAATGATTACTCAAAAATACCCTGATGTAAAGGTTATTTACACCAGAAAAACTGACGAGTTTGTTGAATTGCATGAGCGCGCTGCAATTGCTAACCGTAATCATGCAGAGCTTTTTATTTGCATACACTGCAACTCCGGCAGCCCGGCAGCATTTGGAGCTGAAACCTATGTTATGGGTTTGCATAAAACAGAAGACAATCTTAATGTGGCTAAACGTGAAAATGCCGCAGTGCTGTTAGAAAAAGATTATAAACAAAAGTATGATGGCTTTGATCCTAATTCGCCTGAAGCCAACATTGTTTTTACTTTATATCAAAATGCCTACCTGACACAAAGTCTCAAGTTTGCCTCGGCAGTTCAGCAGCAGTTTGAAGTGTATGCCGGACGTTATAACCGAGGTGTTAAGCAGGCAGGTTTTTTAGTACTTTATAAAACAGCTATGCCATCAGTTCTGATTGAAACCGGATTTTTAACAAACAGAACAGAGGAAAAATATTTGCTTACAGAGAAAGGTCAGAATGCTATTGCTTCAAGTATTTTCAGGGCTTTTATGGAGTATAAATTAGATATGGAAACTCCAGGAGCTAAAATTCCTCAAGGGAGTGCAGAGAATGACTTGAATAAAAACATATTAGAAGTAAAAAATAACGATAATCAATCGGATAAGGAAACCACACAACCACCTCAAAAGGCAACTGATAGTGAGAAAAATACAGCAACGCCAAACAACACTAAAGAAAATCAGGAAGTAAAAAAGGAAACAGTCAAAAAGAATACAGACACACCTGTTACCCAAAAGGAGACGCACCCAGCAGAAAATAACAAAACAGAAACTACTGTTAAGCCTATTGCTTCTAAAGAAAAGGTGATTCCTTCAGAGGTGAAGAAAGAAAATGCCAATTCAGATAAATTACCTGATTTTTTTTATACCGTACAGCTGGCAGCAATGCCAGAGGCATCAAAAGAAGAATTAAAGCGATTTGAAAATCTGCCCGACATTAATACTTTTAAAGCAGAAAATGGGATGATTAGAGTATGCCAGGGTGTTTTTACAACGCATGCCAAAGCATTATCAGCACAATCACAGCTTAGGGCAAAGGGGTATAAAGATGCATTTGTTACGCCTTACTATAAAGGCAAGCGAATTTCAAATAAAGAGGCAGAAGCAATAAAAAAATAA
- a CDS encoding aspartate carbamoyltransferase catalytic subunit, whose protein sequence is MGKLSVKHLIGIRNLNPEDINLILDTAKTFKEVINRPIKKVPSMRDVTVVNLFFENSTRTRLSFELAEKRLSADVLNFTASSSSVNKGETLIDTVNNILAMKVDLVVMRHPKPGAALFLSQKVNSVIVNAGDGTHEHPTQALLDAFSIREKLGTLKGKKVVIVGDILHSRVALSNIYCLQKSGAEVMVCGPATLIPRYIEQLGVKVETNLINALNWCDVANVLRIQLERQDIKYFPSLREYIMQYGITLDILKKLQKKIVIMHPGPINRGVEITTEVADSDQSIILDQVENGVAVRMAVLYLLAGQPVG, encoded by the coding sequence ATGGGAAAGTTAAGCGTTAAACATCTTATTGGTATCAGAAACCTGAATCCTGAAGATATCAACCTTATTCTTGATACAGCAAAAACTTTTAAAGAAGTCATCAACAGGCCAATTAAAAAGGTGCCTTCCATGCGTGATGTTACAGTAGTGAATTTATTTTTTGAAAACTCTACCCGCACACGTCTCTCATTCGAGCTGGCCGAAAAAAGACTCTCTGCCGATGTGCTGAATTTTACAGCATCATCATCATCAGTCAATAAAGGCGAAACATTAATTGACACAGTCAATAATATTCTTGCCATGAAGGTTGATTTGGTGGTGATGCGTCATCCCAAACCTGGTGCAGCATTATTTTTGTCACAAAAAGTAAATTCTGTGATAGTTAATGCAGGCGATGGAACACATGAACATCCAACACAGGCACTGCTTGATGCTTTTTCAATCCGTGAAAAGTTAGGAACATTAAAAGGTAAAAAAGTGGTTATCGTTGGCGATATTTTGCATTCAAGAGTAGCTTTGTCTAATATTTATTGTCTGCAAAAATCGGGTGCAGAAGTAATGGTCTGCGGTCCTGCTACTTTGATTCCAAGATATATTGAGCAGTTGGGTGTGAAAGTTGAAACCAACCTCATTAATGCTTTGAACTGGTGCGATGTAGCTAATGTATTACGTATTCAACTTGAACGTCAGGATATTAAATACTTTCCGTCTTTAAGAGAGTATATTATGCAATATGGTATCACACTCGACATATTAAAAAAATTACAGAAAAAAATTGTCATCATGCACCCCGGGCCAATCAATCGCGGAGTTGAAATTACTACTGAAGTTGCTGATTCCGATCAGTCTATAATCTTAGATCAGGTTGAAAACGGTGTGGCTGTTCGCATGGCAGTTTTATATTTATTAGCCGGTCAGCCGGTAGGTTGA